The DNA region TTTTTTTCGGTACATCCACCGTGGCCTTTAACCCTTGAAAAAGACCCCTCCCGCCGTATATGATACCCTCATACGACAAGGAGCCTGAGAATCATGGCAAAAAAAGCCGGGGTCAAATACCCCTTTGAGACAATCGAACCCAAATGGCAGAAGTATTGGGCGGATCATCAGACCTTTAAGGCCGTTGAAGATCCGTCTTTCCCCAAGGATAAGCGCCGGTATGTGCTGGATATGTTCCCCTACCCATCGGCCCAGGGGCTCCATGTGGGGCATCCCGAAGGCTATACCGCCACGGATATCTACTGCCGTTACCTGCGCATGAACGGCTACAATGTGCTCCACCCCATGGGCTTTGACGCCTTTGGGCTGCCTGCGGAGAACTACGCCATCAAGACCGGGACCCACCCCTCGGTGACCACTGCGGCGAATATCAATCACTTCCGCACCCAGATTAAGTCCCTGGGCTTTTCCTACGACTGGGACCGGGAAGTGGACACCTCCAATGAAAAGTACTACCGCTGGACCCAGTGGATCTTCCTCAAGCTCTTTGAAAAGGGACTGGCCTACGAGGCGGAAAGTCCCATCAACTGGTGCCCCTCCTGCAAGACCGGGCTGGCCAACGAAGAGGTGAAGGACGGCTGCTGCGATCGCTGCGGGACCAAGGTGTCCCGGAAGCGGATCCGCCAGTGGATACTGAAGATCACCGCTTACGCCGAGCGGCTCCTGGATGATCTGGACGGCCTGGACTGGCCTGAGCCGGTAAAGCTGATGCAGCGGAACTGGATAGGCCGATCGGAAGGGGCGAATGTCATCTTTAAGATCGATGGGCATAGCGAAGCCCTGGAAATTTATACCACCAGGCCGGACACCCTGTTTGGGGCGACCTACATGGTCCTTTCCCCGGAACATTCCCTGGTGGAGAAGATCACTACGCCGGATCAGAAGGCCGCAGTAGGCGCCTACCTGGATGCGGCGGCTAAGAAGAGCGATCTGGAACGGACTGACTTGGCAAAGGAAAAGACCGGGGTTTTCTCCGGGGCCTATGCCGTCAATCCGGTGAACGGCGCCAAGATACCCATCTGGATCGCCGATTACGTGCTCATCTCCTACGGAACCGGGGCCATCATGGCGGTCCCTGCCCACGATGAACGGGACTGGGACTTTGCCAAAGCCTTTAACTTGCCCATTATTCAGGTTGTTTCCCCAGTTCCGCCTGGTGGAGAATCCGCAGGATTCTCCGATGGAAATACCGAAGGTATTTCCACGTGTACGGTTGCTGATGGGTGGTCGGTAAACTCTGGGGACTTTACCGGGCTTCCCACAACAGAGGCGAAAGAAAAAGTAACTGCCTGGGTTGAAGCCCAGGGCTTTGGAAAAAAGACCGTGAACTACAAGCTGCGGGACTGGATTTTCAGCCGCCAGCGTTACTGGGGGGAGCCGATTCCGTTAGTCCACTGCGAGCATTGCGGTATAGTACCCTTGCCTGAAACTGAACTGCCCCTGCGGCTGCCCGATGTCCAGTCCTATACTCCCACGGGCACCGGGGAATCCCCCCTGGCGGGGATCACCGATTGGGTGAACACCACCTGTCCCGTCTGCGGCGGTCCGGCCAAGCGGGAGACCAACACCATGCCCCAATGGGCGGGTTCCTGTTGGTATTACCTGCGCTATCTGGACCCTGACAACGATACTGCCTTTGCCGCAAAGGACAAGATCGACTACTGGGCGCCGGTGGACCTCTATGTGGGCGGTGTTGAACATGCGGTGCTGCACCTTCTCTACAGCCGCTTCTGGCACAAGGTCCTCTACGACCTGGGCCTGGTCAATACCAAGGAGCCCTTCCAGCGCCTGGTTAACCAGGGGATGATCCTTGGGGAAGATAACCTGAAGATGAGCAAGAGCCGGGGCAACGTGATCAACCCCGACGATATTGTAAAGAGCTTTGGCGCCGATTCCATGCGG from Treponema primitia ZAS-2 includes:
- the leuS gene encoding leucine--tRNA ligase — translated: MAKKAGVKYPFETIEPKWQKYWADHQTFKAVEDPSFPKDKRRYVLDMFPYPSAQGLHVGHPEGYTATDIYCRYLRMNGYNVLHPMGFDAFGLPAENYAIKTGTHPSVTTAANINHFRTQIKSLGFSYDWDREVDTSNEKYYRWTQWIFLKLFEKGLAYEAESPINWCPSCKTGLANEEVKDGCCDRCGTKVSRKRIRQWILKITAYAERLLDDLDGLDWPEPVKLMQRNWIGRSEGANVIFKIDGHSEALEIYTTRPDTLFGATYMVLSPEHSLVEKITTPDQKAAVGAYLDAAAKKSDLERTDLAKEKTGVFSGAYAVNPVNGAKIPIWIADYVLISYGTGAIMAVPAHDERDWDFAKAFNLPIIQVVSPVPPGGESAGFSDGNTEGISTCTVADGWSVNSGDFTGLPTTEAKEKVTAWVEAQGFGKKTVNYKLRDWIFSRQRYWGEPIPLVHCEHCGIVPLPETELPLRLPDVQSYTPTGTGESPLAGITDWVNTTCPVCGGPAKRETNTMPQWAGSCWYYLRYLDPDNDTAFAAKDKIDYWAPVDLYVGGVEHAVLHLLYSRFWHKVLYDLGLVNTKEPFQRLVNQGMILGEDNLKMSKSRGNVINPDDIVKSFGADSMRVYEMFMGPLEVTKPWLTAGLVGVSRFLERLWAIAEKPLTEKSPTEALGAEQAEELVRLQHKTIKKVSRDTGSLDFNTAISQMMVYSNELAKLAELPRSLWEPLVLMVSAYAPHLGEELWEKLGHSGSVSKAAWPVWEEKLTADNEVTVVAQVNGKIRDKFTAAAGTSKEELEKIALALPGVLKWLDGQTVVKVIAVQDKLVNIVVK